The following coding sequences lie in one Salvelinus namaycush isolate Seneca unplaced genomic scaffold, SaNama_1.0 Scaffold87, whole genome shotgun sequence genomic window:
- the LOC120043112 gene encoding uncharacterized protein LOC120043112 — MGPVQKLCTIKGRECLLERSDCFPLLRPLLPVIVPRSVTPACSSYLDTSNAASDITHGVVADINATEEFPARGLSPADVKADGMARLPSARGEKTKKNRKWRFLPKIGKIPKIRMKLFKTKGEPKSHPEQDALPTKRLRETRISQNAECEVPEVPSTSPPKEDLTTTLAPAPQECQSRKRPLLVRVLRAISRAVSKPFRGAFGKKN, encoded by the exons atgggccctgttcaaaagttgtgcactataaagggaagagaATGCCTTTTGGAACGCAGTGACTGCTTTCCATTGTTGCGTCCTCTTCTCCCAGTTATTGTACCCAGGTCAGTCACACCAGCTTGCTCTTCTTACTTAGACACCAGCAATGCCGCAAGTGACATCACTCATGGTGTTGTGGCTGACATTAATGCTACTGAGGAATTCCCTGCCAGGGGCCTTAGCCCGGCTGATGTAAAGGCTGACGGCATGGCCCGCCTTCCCTCTGCCAGAGGGGAAAAGACTAAGAAGAACAGGAAGTGGCGCTTCCTACCCAAAATTGGCAAGATTCCAAAGATCAGGATGAAG CTGTTCAAGACAAAAGGGGAACCGAAGAGCCACCCTGAACAGGATGCGCTGCCTACCAAACGTCTCAGAGAGACTCGTATTTCACAGA ATGCTGAGTGTGAGGTTCCAGAGGTTCCATCCACTTCCCCacccaaggaggacctgacaaccACACTGGCCCCTGCTCCCCAGGAGTGCCAGTCCCGTAAACGCCCTCTCTTAGTCAGGGTGTTACGAGCTATCTCCAGAGCCGTCTCCAAACCATTCAGAGGAGCTTTTGGGAAGAAGAATTAG